In Suncus etruscus isolate mSunEtr1 chromosome 2, mSunEtr1.pri.cur, whole genome shotgun sequence, the genomic stretch cccgagcattCCCAGGTATGGCCCACCACCCCCCCAAAGTAAAAACTGTAAAGTCTAATTTGCAGCTTGGTCTGTTCTTTAGTGATAATATGATGATAATataggtaatttctgagcaccaggtACTGCTGTAAAAATCAAGTGAATTAAATTCAAGTAAAGAACTTCATCATACAGTCTGGTTCTtcgtgtgtatatatatgtattaactACCATTATTTACAGCTCAATTGCAATTCATCTCTGCATTCCTAAGAGAATTATacaacaaatatttactaaacTATATGTGCTGCAATAAAGAATGATAAAGCAAGACAAACATTTGTTATACTTATGTTCTTAACCATTTCCAAAAATTCTAAAATTGCCATATACCAGTGGCTCTATCATTCCTTCTAGGAGCAACCCATTTACTTAGTTAGATATGAATCCTCCCAGTTTGAATAAAATGACACAATTTTTTAAGATCtccttaaaatatgatttttttctctcagttACCCTAGTCAATTTGCCCAACTATAGGAGATATAAAGAACTATAGTCACAAAGTAAAATTACAGGAAGGAATACTGTGAACCAAATCCAAGTTAaaagtaaatgaattaaaaaaaatgaggggccagagagatagcacagtggtaggatgtttgcccccatgcacagcggatccaggactgatggtgttttgaatcccggcatctcatatggtcccctgagcttgctatgagcatagagccaagagtaatccctgaacaccaccaggtgtgacccaaacaccaaaaagaaaaaaaaaaggtaaacaaaTACCTTTCCATTGTGATTCCTGCTCTAGATGCACTGGATAAAATGGCAGTCAGGGCAATTTGGGATGGTGTGTATAAAAGGTAAGCATCTGTTAGTGAAACTCTGTTGAGAAAGTCATCAGCTGTTCTCCGCAACATCTCTGGATTTTCCAACATGGGATAGCGAGTCTAAaaattaagtttgtaaacatCAGCTCTTCTGAAAAGCTTAATGGAAGAGTATAGAAATATGTACATTAGCTATAACAATTTAACATATAAGCTTGGATAAAAGTAACTCTTTTCTACACCCCAGCAACAACAAATCTTCCAAgccaaataactttttatttttttttttttcagtgccaggAATAGAGTCCAAGAGGGTCAAATAAACCAACAGTGGAGGCCAGAAATCTAGGGATTCcatttccttccttactttctatCTGCAATCAATCATCATACTCTAATGATTCTGCTTTGTAATCTCTGAAGTCCAGAGAATTCTCTCTGTAGCTAGCACTACTGTAAAACAAATATGTTTTGCCTGAACTATTCTAACAGCTTCTTAACTTTAGTATAACAGCAAgtgtacaacacacacacacacacacacacatcaggttTTGTTTTACTGTACATTGGCCATGTACAGTGCTGTAATGACTGAGTTCTCCAGCATATAAGGTATGCTCCAGCTTAAACTATCTCTCAACCCGATAGCTTGCTAACATTTTAAGCTACAAACCCAACTGTAATATTTTCCAGACAAACATTGCACAGGCTCCCCATTGTTCTATTCAAATCCTTAGCATCATTTCTACATACCATACTCTACATTCAACTCAGGCAGCATTCTCTTCTGCCTCCTTCTCCAACCTCCAGATTCTTTAATgctttatggttccctgaatcagGGCCTTTGCCCAATGAAGTCTCTCTGACATGTACTTTGCCCCAACCTAATTCATATTCTGGCTCTAAATTTAACCTTAAATAACACCTTCCCAGAaccatctttccttcctcttaCAAACTAtctccttttaaaataatttccagggCTGGAGGGATGGCAAAGCAgtggggtgttggccttgcatggggctggtTAGggagggttcaattcctggggtcccatgtggtccccagcctacaaggggcgatttctgagtgcagagccaagagtggcccctgagcaccattggttggcccaacaaccaaccagtcaatcaaccaatcaataaagttttcaaaaataaaaataaaataaatttccccTACTGTACCACTTAGCACACTTAAATACATGATTACTGTGTCCTCTGAATGTTAAGGCTGTTTCTGTTTAGTTCCTGGGTATGTCTTAAGTAATGACTGATATACCCAAGTACCCAAATTCACCAACTGAGATGACTGAACATGTTTCTTATTTGTTAGGTTTTACCAGATTATACAAGCCCCCTCTCAGAGcccaaactaaagttgtttttgtcAGAGTTTCttgaacttatattttatatttctatatatattaacTAAGTTCACGTTTCACTAACAGTAGTACATTGGCAATATTCCAATCTAAAAAGAAGGGTTCGGGGACCAAAGAgagaatacagtaggtaggggatttgccttgcatgttgctgatctggattcaatttctggcactcatATGGTcactagcctgccaagagtgattcctgggcacaaagccaagagtaagcattcagcattgctaggtgtggccaaacaccTTTCCCCTCAAAGTTATTTCAGTGGGTTTTAAAATTAGATCACTGACAGTAAACATCAGAATAAGTTATCTTAAGTTGCTGTTGTTTTCTGGGCCTCACCTCATAATGTTTAggttttactcctgcctctatgctcaaattcactcctggcagtaacaGGGAGAACAGACAGggtgtcaagaattgaacccaagtcagctatgtAAAACACAAGCAgccatacccactgtattgtTTCCTTGGCCCCTAGTTAcctgaaaaatttaaaagcattctAAAAGCACAGTGGTCTTCATTTTGATCTCTGGGTCATTTTTTGCAGATCAACTAGATGAGATGTTCTGAACAGATGGCCTAGCCATCTGTATAACAAGttctcaggggtcagagagattagcatggaggtagcacgtttgccttgcatgcacaaggatggtggttcaaattccggcaccccatatggtcccccgagcctgccaggggcgatttctgagcatagagcaaggagtaaccactgagtgctgctgtgtctgacccaaaaaccaaaaaattaaaaataaaacaaacaaacaaaaacacaagttcTCCAGCTAATTCTGGCTTATCCTTGAGCTTgagactataaaataaaaatacgaGATAAGGCCAACTACCTGCAATTAATATATAGCTGGAATCATGTAGTATCAGTTTGAATAACAAGTTGTAATAAAATTGGGATTTCTTTGATTAGAGTAATAGCAAATCAGTATGCCCTTTTTATATCAACAAGATTACCTTTATATCAATGAGAAAGCCCTCAAATGGTCTATATGGATTATGTACAATAAGGTGGAAATTAAGTTGCTGTATAAGTAGTAgttcatattctaaaatttgtTCTAGTGCTTTCTCCTGTCCAAGAGGACTCTCCCGTAGATTTCCAACAAATTGTGGGCTAGATACATTGAATTCGTCTACTTTGCAGGCCAAAAATGCGCATGTAAgcctaaagggaaaataaaattagaaggatAAATATATAATTGAGAAATAGCTAAACATTTCCCTTCTTAGAGTCCTTTCCAAAAATGCTTAATATTCAAAATGACTATGGTAGGTAGTAATGCAAGAAATTTAAAGACAATTCCCATTCAAATCTTTTTTCCATTTGAAAACCATAAAATTAGTTTAACTGTACAAtattatgaaaaatgttcaaCGATTACTATCTTAATGGGAGTTTCATATAGTAAAACACCTGAGGTGGGAAAAAAAATTGAGGGCGAGTGGTGTTTGCATATGGGGAGCCCAGGACTCAATCCCATAGTgcatcatccctgagcactgctgggagcaagCCCCAACACAGATCAAAGTGTGACACCTCCCCTTATactaaataaaaaacagaaataaaccaaAATCAACTTGAAGAGATAATGAAATTTAAAGCAACATAGTAGTATATGCACATGTACAGGAGGAAGGGCAGGGAAGCTTAAGGAAAACTGGGAAAACAGAAATCTCTGAGGGTATCTGAATAGGGAATTATTACCAGAGGtgcaaaatataaaactttattggCTAATACATAATTTTCAAAGTATGAAGCTAGTAATAAAATGACCACAAAAAGCAATATTGGAAATAACAATACCATCCTCATCTAGTCTGACAGAAATGTAAATAAGGGGTCTAGAAATAGTAATAACAATTAGGGGCCATTCATCTTATTCATGGCACCCAGCATCACTAGGTATAGTCCTGGaagtccctgaacatcactggagtAGTAACCCTAGAGGCCCCTAAACACCTCCAGGTGAGCCCACCTTCTTAGGTTTCACATTGAAAAGtcagactggagaaatagcacattggtagggcatttgcctcgcatgtggctgacccaggaaggatccaGTTCGATTTCCGATTTCCGGTTTCCGGTATCCCtttggtccccagcctgccaggggcgatttctgagtgcagacccaggagtaacccttaagcactgttgggtgtggctcaacaaccaataaataaataaggttaaaaaaagaGTCAGACTAGCTGACTAAGGATTACTGGGATGGCCCCAGGGCTTCTATAGTACCTCTTTGGAGCTATCCTTTTATGAAATGATAGATGTAGGAGAGGAATTCCTACATCTTCCCAAAgcaacacagaaaataaatagGCTACAAAGTGATATTAAGGAAGTTagtttgagaaaaacaaaatttgaataaattgaAATTCAAACTCCACcaatatataacaataaataaagtattcTAATGGGGAGGGGACAATTTAGAAAGAAAttagattagaaagaaaaatgcaaatctaAATTACCCTTTATTAGTATGTTTTTCATATTACTCCCTTACACaggataaaaaaatcaataaataagacTTATACTCACATTATTATCCGTGGGTGATATTCCATTACTGAGTTATTCAGGTAAAAACGCTTGAAATACATACAAGCTGTACCCTAAGGTTAAAAATACATAGTCAGGATCTATTTACACTTCCACATTTAACTCTGTAAAGAAAAATTGAAGCCCATACCTAatagaaaatttcttttaaaaaagttgcCCAACTATGATACCAAAGCTTTTCAATTTTGCTTTTATCAATTAATCTATGGTGCTCTAatgcccaaaaattaaaaatcaaaagaccCTAACATATCTTGGAGGCTAGAAAGTACCATGAGTCGGGAGAGaaattgccttgcttgcagctgacccaaggtGAATCTCTTAACACCTAATATGGTTTCCCTGAGTCCTACCATGAAGGATCCCTAAGCAcactcaggagtaagccttgagcaccatcagatatggcccccaaatcaactcAAACAAAAGACAGCCACCCTGGAAAGATTGTCCTaactttcattaaatatttacagCTTTAACCATTAAATCCTGTCAAAATCTGATTATAATTGAGTCTAGTAAGCCTTTTCACAAACTATTCCAGATCTATGTGACAACTGTGACCACTATAGTGTCGAAACAGTTGAAGCTGAGAGTAACATTAGCTATTTACTGACTGAATCCCTGTGCTATACTCTTATCTGTGCACAGGGGCCCTAGCTTGTTTTTGAGCCTAAAGCAGGTTTGGTAAAATGATTTTTTCAAGATCACACATCTGATAAAGAGATAGGGCTGTACTCAACCCAGACCTCTAGTCAACTATATTTTTAGCTATATCATTTTGCTAGAACAAATGGAatagttatttatctattttattttggttttggggccatatctagctGTGCtttgggcttatttctggctctgcttagTGATCACACCCATaaaggcttggggaactatgcaCGGTTCCAGAAaggaactcaggtcaactgcatacaagacaacTATCGCTGGACCAATCTATTTTTTGAtagagaaaaatcatttaaataactttaaacttAGTTTATCATCTTgtgtaaaacaaaaaaacagagcctTTTCTCGATTATAAAGAGACATATTGCATAAAGACAAAGTTCACTCAAGGTTCAGTTTCAACTAAAAGATTATAAGTAATCAAATACTATAGGTAAACCtactatctcattttattttttactagaaAAGCACAGAACCAaatcaaagcaaagaaaacaatcGAGTATAGCTAAATGCTTTTTGGGTGCAGGGAGTAACATGTTCCtagctctactcagggatcatacctggcagtattcagcgggatcatatatggtacccagaccatatgcagtgtcaaggattaaaccatgatcagccttgtgcaaggcaatcacattAATCTCTATACTTTCTATCTTACTCCTATATTTTCTGTGAATCTTTTATCTTAGATGAAGGACTAGTAAACTACAAAAATACATGGGACACTTCTGGACttgattattttcaatttttaatatttcaatgtATTAAACTTGATAAAAGGATTACTTCCTAGGTAGGTATTTTCTGTTGGGTCAGATTTCTTTTATGCTGCATAATTAAGCAATTTAATACAGATTTTCATATTTAATGAAAACATTTCATTTCCATTCCATAAAAAAACTCTGGCTCTTTACTCATACTTTTTGCAATATACACAATGGGAACAAGTGCAgggacagattttttttaagtccatACACTCACAAAGTTCTAACTACTTGTTTCCATCACTGTAATAAACACATGTGCACATAAACTGGGGTTCCCAGACCCACACCTGAAGCAATTAAGACAACTTTTAATCAATAATGTATTTTCAGTTTCTAATAATCAAGGTTTAGAAATTTCTTATGGCCTAAGTTTCAGCACAGACATATAATTATAAAGATGAATGAACACATTATTTCAAAACATGGTGAAACAGTTGAAAAAGGACTATTCTGTTCTCAGCTCATTAGTTCGGAACTTAGAGAGTAATGTTAttaattttctctataaaatgaGTATGCTGTGACCTGCttatcaaaattcaaaattctctGACTATGAAATCAGACTCAAAACACtttgaaattaatatatatgtaactaatgtgaattttgataaaggagggaCCTAAGTTACAAGTTTAAAAGTTCAacacttctttttgtaatttatttaaagaaaatgcatcacacagttgacataactgatcataatacatttgttttaggaagaccaaaagcaacatgatttaaaaaaaatagaaattgaaagaCTGaagagggagctggagagatagcataacggtagggcatttgccttgcatactgaaagatgatggttcgaatcccagcatcccatatggtcccccgagcctgctggggggggggtgcgatttctgggcatagagccaggagtagcccctgagcagtaccaggtgtgaccccccccccaaaaaaaagaaagactaaagagatggaagagaaaggaaagaagaaaaagttcagcagCAAGTatagttttgaaaattattgaatcagggcccagagagatagcacagcagtgtttgccttgcaagcagccgacccaggacctaaggtggttggttcgaatccctgtgtcccatatagccccccgtgcctgccaggagctatttctgagcagacagccaggagtaacccctgagcaccgccaggtgtggccccaaaacaaaaacaaacaaaaaaaaacccaaaaaacaaaaaacaaaaataaaattattgaatcaccagtGAACTCATTACAGCACTAGaataaagtttagtaagctcttttcttttttaaaagggtaagagtttaaaaaaaatacagtaataacagtgagagagtggcaattgttgtttgcataggcccagcaaaatatagggaaaatgaaaaaaaaaaaagccttggcctaaataggagaccttacccctgaagttttctggcagaagaccaactctgggctccaggcatactaggttgtccaacccgagTCTTTCTCTTTGGTCCAGGTGAAATTTTTTCGCACATTTGCTactggtgtcaggtttctgtagttaaagattctggtttctgtgcatttctttcatcgaaggcAGGAcgatatggagcatcctctagtttcacctcaccattagatgcggagagccatgccctgcaagcaggttgctgctgttgttgtgtCTGATTGTTAAGAGAACACTCtatggagtaagtcaatgccagggcagtggtagggtcttccctgttagaggtttgcttttttgcttcctggttatgttatagacaattgtggttatttCCGTAAATGGTATCCATGGCTCGGGTATATgcgcaatgcccattcttctgaggcctgagccaagtcattatgccaatattcagggtataaggcccaaCTGCAtttcaaaatttgtgttcctatctctattagataagaacttatttgcatatgtaatgttttcccattttaatgtgcctatgcaaaagaggaacaatgccacaggtattattgatgcatctgggggctgagggaacaagtACAAAACAagccccgtaacttggttctaacataaaaaGTTCACCACTTCTAAGAAACTAGAAAAAGTTAGGTTTCAGAAGCAGCTGAAGCACAATATATTTGATCGCAGTCATGACTTACCACAACAGACCTTGGCATTGCTGGTTTAAACACTGAACAGAATTCCAATAATCTCTTCTCATAGTATTTACAGATCGTCATTTCTTCATGAGGCTCAAGAAAGACTGGATCATTTGGAAGAACCTTAGGtggaaaattaaaaccaaattaagtgaaattaaatattcaatatCTTTTATGTTCAAATTTAATGGTTTTTAAACTTTGAAGAGATTTAAAATACTTCACTTTCTATTACAGAACTGCTCTATCATAACCAAAAACTCTTTGGGAAAGCATTTAATAGACAGTATCACTTTTACAGTTTCTCAGAATGTCAGGTGGACGTCTGCTTCATTCAATTTAAAGCAATCATGATGGTTTGTGGGCATATGCTCACAGGTTGCATGCAATTATTTATGTAAAACCATTAAACACAATAATCACTAGATCACAgaggttaaatatatatatatttcctgttttgggggaggtgggccacagctggtggtgctcagggggttacgcctggctctgtgctcagaaatcactcttggcagatttgGGGAGCTCTATATGATGCTGGAGTCAACttagtgcaagacaaacgccctatctgcatcgctccagccctaagaatacaatatatttcaaatataattccTACCTTTATAAATTGATGTAaagaagccaacctgggtttgatccctggtaccacatttgGTTTCCAgagacccaccaggaatgatcccttaataCAGGGTCTGGAGTAAGCTCTATGAAGTACAGCTCCCAAATCaaaactatataatttttaaataaataaaaaatgacttcaCACATCTTGTAAACACTACAGAACACATCAcatggttaaaaaaaatactataactTTACAAGTATCCACTGGGTCCTGCTGTAGATACCAAAACTACCAAAAAGATACAGTGAAGTTTTAAATTCTTAGTACCTCAGAATATGACCTTATTGGAAAAGGAGTCTCCAAATATGGAATTAGTTAAGGTTGAAGTCATACAAAAATTCTGTGGGCTCCTACCCATATTTCACTGAATACTTCTCTGTTTATAGCGTGTTTGCTGCAAAAAGAAAGAGCATTATGtgaagctttttttaaaaattgtgtaaaTAGTACTTAAAAAGCAGGGGCGACAAAGATGTGGTGACAATGCTCATTTGGTAGTCCCTGGGTAATCAGATAAAATGTGGATCATGTGAATCATTACAAGAATACAGAGGGTGATAGAGACATAAGAGCAGTGTGAAGATAAAGGCAGAGATTAGTCCTGGCTTCCTCACTGTAAAGGAACAC encodes the following:
- the CCNH gene encoding cyclin-H, giving the protein MYHNSSQKRHWTFAKEEQLTQLRADANRKYKCKVVANGKVLPNDPVFLEPHEEMTICKYYEKRLLEFCSVFKPAMPRSVVGTACMYFKRFYLNNSVMEYHPRIIMLTCAFLACKVDEFNVSSPQFVGNLRESPLGQEKALEQILEYELLLIQQLNFHLIVHNPYRPFEGFLIDIKTRYPMLENPEMLRRTADDFLNRVSLTDAYLLYTPSQIALTAILSSASRAGITMESYLSESLMLKENRTCLSQLLDTMKSMRNLVKKYEAPRPEEVAILKQKLERCHSAELALNVTTKKRKGYEDDDYVSKKSKHEACSPKEEWTDDDLVDSL